From a region of the Actinopolymorpha singaporensis genome:
- a CDS encoding MerR family transcriptional regulator: protein MRIGELAERTGTTTRALRYYESQGLLAARRTSNGYRDYGDTDRRIVEEIRSLLAIGFSLEETRPFVECLRSGHEAGDVCPSSVQVYRAKLAEIDDCLTRLGAVRDQIEAQLATALRRTASDLTDPTVGDTTCC, encoded by the coding sequence ATGCGCATCGGAGAGCTTGCCGAACGAACCGGCACGACCACGCGGGCACTGCGTTACTACGAGTCGCAGGGGCTGCTGGCTGCGCGGCGTACGTCGAACGGCTACCGCGACTACGGCGACACCGACCGGCGGATCGTCGAGGAGATCCGTTCCCTGCTGGCGATCGGGTTCTCGCTGGAGGAGACCCGGCCATTCGTGGAGTGCCTGCGGTCCGGGCACGAGGCCGGTGACGTGTGCCCCAGCTCCGTGCAGGTCTACCGCGCCAAGCTCGCCGAGATCGACGACTGTCTCACCCGGCTGGGTGCGGTGCGGGACCAGATCGAAGCGCAGTTGGCGACCGCGCTGCGGCGTACGGCCTCCGACCTGACCGACCCCACCGTTGGAGACACGACATGCTGCTGA
- the ggt gene encoding gamma-glutamyltransferase, translating to MSTASAGFAWPRRRIAPVFAEGGMVASAHPLVTGAGLRVLAGGGNAVDAAVASALVAAVVMPEMCGLGGDLFALVHDPEATGPEGTVTSFQGSGIAPRAASLESMRKAGDGVHLPGRGPLSVTVPGAVHGWFALLERHGTRTFADLAQPAIGYAHGHPVSPVLVGFITKFADLLAAAPSSARVFLPGGTPPAPGSVLAQPDLARTLELVAAGGPEVFYQGEIAERIGAFMAQAGGALSAADFKDHHTDVSAPLSTTYRGHRVFQTCLPSQGLVMLEALNIAERFDLADLGAASPERTHLLVEATKLAFADRYAHCCGDAAFGPSPVERLLSKDWAGERASLIGREARHDVPAGTFDPGHTTYLCVTDRDGMMVSLIQSVAANFGSGLVAGDTGVLLNNRCQAFSLDEASPNVFAPGKLPMHTLNCYLIADREGRMAIVGGTPGGDRQPQWNLQVITGLLDHGLDPQQSVEQPLWISSPSAGEDGRFTLTLEGRVGAEYAAALAERGHDVSVDADWSAESGAQVIARDPVTGVLTGGSDPRTEGSALGL from the coding sequence ATGAGCACTGCGAGCGCGGGGTTCGCCTGGCCCCGTCGCCGGATCGCCCCGGTGTTCGCCGAGGGCGGGATGGTGGCCTCGGCCCACCCGCTGGTGACCGGCGCCGGACTGCGGGTGCTCGCCGGAGGCGGCAACGCCGTGGACGCCGCGGTGGCCTCTGCGCTGGTCGCGGCGGTGGTGATGCCGGAGATGTGCGGGCTGGGCGGCGACCTGTTCGCGCTGGTGCACGACCCGGAGGCAACCGGCCCCGAAGGCACCGTGACGTCCTTCCAGGGCAGCGGAATCGCGCCGCGTGCGGCGAGCCTGGAGTCGATGCGGAAGGCCGGCGACGGCGTGCACCTGCCGGGCCGCGGTCCGCTGTCGGTGACGGTGCCCGGTGCGGTGCACGGCTGGTTCGCGTTGCTCGAACGCCACGGCACCAGAACGTTCGCCGACCTCGCCCAGCCCGCGATCGGCTACGCCCACGGCCATCCGGTGTCGCCGGTGCTGGTGGGCTTCATCACGAAGTTCGCCGACCTGCTGGCCGCGGCGCCGTCCTCGGCCCGGGTGTTCCTCCCCGGCGGAACGCCGCCCGCACCCGGCAGCGTGCTCGCGCAACCCGACCTCGCGCGCACCCTGGAGCTGGTGGCCGCCGGTGGCCCCGAGGTCTTCTACCAGGGCGAGATCGCCGAGCGGATCGGTGCGTTCATGGCCCAGGCCGGCGGCGCGTTGTCCGCCGCGGACTTCAAGGACCACCACACCGACGTGTCGGCTCCGCTGTCCACGACGTACCGAGGCCACCGGGTGTTCCAGACCTGCCTGCCCAGCCAGGGTCTGGTGATGCTGGAGGCGCTGAACATCGCCGAACGCTTCGACCTCGCCGACCTCGGCGCCGCCTCTCCGGAACGCACCCACCTCCTGGTGGAGGCGACCAAGCTGGCGTTCGCCGACCGGTACGCCCACTGCTGTGGCGACGCGGCGTTCGGACCCTCGCCGGTGGAGCGGCTGCTGTCGAAGGACTGGGCGGGCGAGCGGGCGAGCCTGATCGGGCGCGAGGCCCGGCACGACGTGCCCGCCGGCACGTTCGACCCCGGCCACACCACCTACCTGTGCGTCACCGACCGCGACGGCATGATGGTGTCGCTGATCCAGTCCGTGGCCGCGAACTTCGGCAGCGGCCTGGTCGCCGGTGACACGGGTGTCCTGCTGAACAACCGCTGCCAGGCGTTCTCCCTCGACGAGGCCTCGCCCAACGTCTTCGCGCCCGGGAAGCTGCCCATGCACACGCTCAACTGCTACCTGATCGCCGACCGGGAGGGCCGGATGGCCATCGTCGGCGGCACGCCGGGCGGCGACCGGCAGCCGCAGTGGAACCTCCAGGTGATCACCGGGCTGCTCGACCACGGTCTCGACCCGCAGCAGTCGGTGGAGCAACCGCTGTGGATCAGCTCGCCGTCGGCGGGGGAGGACGGCAGGTTCACGCTGACGCTGGAGGGCCGGGTCGGTGCGGAGTACGCCGCGGCGCTGGCCGAACGCGGGCACGACGTGTCGGTCGACGCTGACTGGAGTGCGGAGAGCGGCGCCCAGGTGATCGCCCGCGACCCGGTGACGGGAGTGCTCACCGGCGGCAGCGACCCGCGTACCGAAGGATCCGCACTGGGCCTGTGA